One stretch of Rhinolophus ferrumequinum isolate MPI-CBG mRhiFer1 chromosome 3, mRhiFer1_v1.p, whole genome shotgun sequence DNA includes these proteins:
- the LOC117020314 gene encoding amine sulfotransferase-like — MDNTDQYLLNFKGYNFSLPVVDVDFLENLEDFEIRDDDVFIVTYPKSGTIWTQQILSLIYFEGHRSRTEIVKTIDRVPFLEYNIHKMDFLERPSPRLFSTHLPYYLVPKGLKSKKAKIIYIYRNPKDVLTSFFHFSNLILAMQTTNNMEEFLEKFLDGKVVGSLWFDHIRNWYKYRHDFNILFMMYEEMKMDLRSSVLKISHFLEKELSEEDLEAVVKQATFTNMKSDPKANYNDILRNEVGTRNDGHFMRKGVIGDWKNYLTVEQSERFDRIFQRKMKDFPLKFIWDVKKE; from the exons ATGGACAACACAGACCAATACTTACTGAACTTTAAAGGCTATAATTTTAGTTTACCTGTCGTTGATGTTGACTTTCTAGAAAATCTAGAAGATTTTGAAATTAGAGATGATGATGTCTTCATAGTCACATATCCCAAATCTG gtaCCATCTGGACTCAGCAGATATTAAGCTTGATATACTTTGAGGGACATCGTAGCAGAACTGAAATTGTGAAAACGATTGACAGAGTCCCCTTCTTGGAATACAACATACACAAAATGGACTTTCTTGAGAGACCATCCCCTCGCCTGTTCTCTACCCACCTCCCATATTATTTAGTACCGAAAGGTCTCAAGAGCAAAAAAGCTAAG ATAATTTACATCTACAGAAACCCCAAGGATGTTTTGacctcattctttcatttttcaaatttgatcCTTGCCATGCAAACTACAAATAATATGGAAGAGTTTTTGGAAAAGTTTCTAGATGGAAAAG TGGTAGGAAGCCTTTGGTTTGATCACATCAGAAACTGGTACAAGTACAGACACGACTTCAATATTCTGTTCATGATgtatgaggaaatgaaaatg GACCTCAGAAGTTCTGTGCTTAAAATCAGCCATTTTCTTGAGAAAGAACTGAGTGAAGAGGATTTGGAAGCTGTTGTGAAGCAGGCTACATTCACGAACATGAAGTCGGATCCAAAAGCAAACTATAATGACATTCTACGTAATGAAGTTGGGACAAGAAATGACGGACATTTTATGCGCAAAG GTGTCATCGGAGACTGGAAAAATTACTTGACAGTGGAGCAAAGTGAAAGATTTGACAGAATATTCCAAAGGAAGATGAAAGATTTTCCCTTGAAGTTCATCTGGGATGTAAAGAAGGAGTAG